In Phaeodactylum tricornutum CCAP 1055/1 chromosome 30, whole genome shotgun sequence, a single window of DNA contains:
- a CDS encoding predicted protein, whose amino-acid sequence MCVLPVLMLTLFVSFASKLCRENLLSNSNTYCVPDSGAVLSILSFILWIIVAVSFRQLVSRRTQKENTDINYGDEEEVNSAPPNQSGSKSVIVEVMTDAEGTKTTTTTTTDAKGNKIVEKTVEMKNNSYSEDTES is encoded by the coding sequence ATGTGTGTTCTGCCCGTTCTCATGTTGACTCTTTTTGTGAGTTTTGCTAGCAAACTGTGTAGGGAGAACCTTTTAAGCAATTCAAACACGTACTGCGTTCCCGATTCAGGAGCTGTTCTGTCAATTCTTTCATTCATCTTGTGGATCATTGTTGCAGTGTCCTTCCGGCAACTGGTGAGCCGTCGTACGCAAAAGGAGAATACTGATATTAACTATGGggacgaggaagaggtaAACTCTGCCCCTCCAAATCAAAGTGGAAGTAAATCGGTCATTGTTGAAGTCATGACGGATGCTGAGGGCACCAAGACCACAACTACAACCACTACAGACGCAAAAGGGAATAAGATTGTTGAAAAGACGGTTGAAATGAAAAATAACTCTTACAGCGAAGACACCGAATCATAA